The Maridesulfovibrio ferrireducens genome has a segment encoding these proteins:
- a CDS encoding ABC transporter ATP-binding protein, with product MLKLKNINTYYGNIQALRNINIEVAKGEIITLIGANGAGKTTTLMTISGVVPPRTGEVLYEGQPIHKKSPDKIVKMGISQVPEGRLIFPDLTITENLDMGAFLRDDKAGIKEDMEHAFKLFPILYERRKQLGGNLSGGEQQMLAISRALMARPKLLLLDEPSLGLAPLIIRQIFEIVKKINKESGTTVFLVEQNANLALKTAHRGYVMENGEIILSDTSEKLLANEDVKKAYLGL from the coding sequence ATGCTTAAATTAAAAAATATTAATACCTACTACGGTAATATTCAGGCCCTGAGAAATATTAATATCGAGGTCGCAAAAGGTGAAATAATCACCTTGATCGGAGCTAACGGCGCCGGTAAGACCACAACTCTTATGACTATCAGTGGAGTTGTTCCACCGCGTACGGGTGAAGTTTTATATGAAGGTCAGCCTATTCATAAAAAGAGTCCCGATAAAATTGTTAAAATGGGCATATCTCAGGTTCCAGAAGGACGACTCATCTTTCCAGATCTCACTATTACCGAAAATTTGGATATGGGTGCTTTTTTAAGGGATGACAAAGCCGGAATAAAAGAAGATATGGAACATGCGTTTAAGTTGTTTCCTATTCTTTATGAACGAAGAAAACAGCTCGGAGGAAATCTTTCGGGTGGTGAACAACAAATGTTGGCAATTTCCCGAGCGTTAATGGCCAGACCGAAGCTTCTTCTTTTAGATGAACCTTCACTTGGACTGGCTCCGTTAATTATTCGGCAAATTTTCGAAATAGTCAAAAAAATCAATAAAGAAAGTGGAACAACCGTTTTTCTTGTTGAGCAGAATGCGAACCTCGCTTTAAAGACAGCCCATCGAGGTTATGTCATGGAAAACGGGGAGATAATACTCTCCGACACCAGTGAAAAATTGCTGGCGAACGAGGATGTGAAAAAAGCATACTTAGGACTTTAG
- a CDS encoding CcmD family protein codes for MTNETYLLIANIAVWAGIAGYLAFIAAKGVAMERRITQMEMLDNDK; via the coding sequence ATGACTAATGAAACATACTTGCTTATTGCAAATATTGCTGTCTGGGCAGGAATAGCCGGATATCTGGCTTTTATTGCGGCCAAAGGTGTAGCTATGGAACGGCGCATCACACAGATGGAGATGTTAGATAATGACAAGTAA
- a CDS encoding branched-chain amino acid ABC transporter permease, with protein sequence MEGFKKSLLVSLWFMFLVLPIMGVFVDSVEDVVIWRLERVLYVGICTFFLSYVWRFMIRKKEAGNKVDEESGEEQISTYSKILSSPSFYYPLLAGILIFALLFPKLFSMYQVNIMISALIYVVLGLGLNIVVGLAGLLDLGYVAFYAVGAYSYALMNLYWGVNFWVALPVGALLGALCGILLGFPVLRLRGDYLAIVTLGFGEIIRLVLENWGDFTHGPSGIANIPRPDFFGLFTGLSNSIHFMYYLMLVLVMFTIFIVNRLKNSRIGRAWQALREDEIACQAMGIDKVKTKLMAFSLGATWAGLVGVIFAAKTSFINPASFTFLESAIILSIVVLGGMGSILGVILGALVLILLPEYLRAFSEYRMLIFGATMVLVMVFRPQGLIRDVRRKIDINAVKKALGEANE encoded by the coding sequence ATGGAAGGCTTTAAAAAATCTTTATTGGTCTCATTGTGGTTCATGTTCTTAGTCCTGCCTATTATGGGGGTCTTCGTGGACTCAGTTGAGGATGTTGTTATATGGCGATTGGAAAGAGTTCTATACGTTGGTATATGTACTTTTTTCCTTTCTTACGTCTGGCGTTTCATGATTCGGAAAAAGGAAGCTGGCAACAAAGTTGATGAGGAATCCGGCGAAGAGCAGATTTCCACATATAGTAAAATTTTGTCTAGTCCTTCATTTTATTATCCACTGCTTGCCGGAATTTTGATTTTTGCACTTCTTTTCCCGAAACTTTTTTCGATGTATCAGGTCAATATCATGATCTCGGCGCTCATTTATGTGGTGCTTGGACTTGGACTTAATATTGTTGTCGGGTTGGCAGGGCTTCTTGATCTCGGTTACGTAGCTTTTTATGCGGTAGGAGCTTATTCCTACGCGCTTATGAATTTATATTGGGGAGTGAATTTCTGGGTTGCGTTGCCTGTCGGCGCCCTACTTGGAGCTCTTTGCGGGATTTTGCTCGGTTTTCCCGTGTTGCGTCTCCGGGGTGATTATCTTGCGATTGTTACACTCGGATTCGGTGAAATTATCCGGCTTGTGCTGGAAAACTGGGGTGATTTTACTCACGGCCCCAGCGGGATTGCAAATATTCCCAGACCTGACTTTTTCGGCTTGTTCACAGGTCTCTCAAACTCGATACATTTCATGTATTATTTGATGCTTGTGTTGGTTATGTTCACAATTTTTATTGTGAACAGACTTAAAAATTCCCGCATAGGCCGTGCGTGGCAGGCTCTTCGTGAAGATGAGATTGCATGTCAGGCCATGGGGATTGATAAAGTTAAAACTAAGTTGATGGCATTTTCTCTGGGTGCTACATGGGCTGGTCTGGTCGGTGTTATTTTTGCTGCAAAAACTTCATTTATTAATCCGGCCAGTTTTACATTCCTTGAGTCAGCAATCATTTTATCAATTGTTGTTCTTGGTGGTATGGGGTCAATCCTCGGGGTTATCCTCGGTGCCTTAGTGCTCATACTTCTTCCTGAATATCTCCGAGCTTTTTCCGAATATCGCATGCTTATTTTCGGAGCCACAATGGTGCTGGTGATGGTATTCAGACCGCAGGGACTTATTAGAGATGTACGACGGAAAATTGATATTAATGCCGTCAAGAAAGCCTTAGGTGAAGCCAATGAGTAA
- a CDS encoding tetratricopeptide repeat protein, with product MTSKKQTNPVGRSFALGGGQKIVVILLGVALLVIFVSSLTYRMNHPGNKVEFQQQKESSSSGMSQEAMGESMKEIRKLMDLMRDNPEDMKVQLELANAFMMIRAYDRAQTFFEKVVENEHANINALMGLGMCYYQAEKFDKAAEAFDKILLVDPDDSMAHFNTGIIKKYYLHKHEEAEEHFKKIIENPKSSEDMRSHAEEELKKEAHED from the coding sequence ATGACAAGTAAAAAACAAACAAATCCTGTCGGCAGAAGTTTCGCTCTTGGCGGCGGACAAAAAATTGTCGTAATTCTGCTTGGAGTTGCCTTACTTGTAATTTTTGTATCATCACTGACATACCGCATGAATCATCCCGGTAATAAAGTGGAATTCCAGCAACAGAAGGAATCATCCAGTTCGGGCATGAGTCAGGAAGCCATGGGTGAGAGTATGAAGGAAATTCGTAAGCTGATGGACCTCATGCGTGATAATCCGGAGGATATGAAAGTACAGCTTGAACTTGCAAATGCTTTTATGATGATTCGCGCTTATGACCGTGCGCAGACCTTTTTTGAAAAGGTTGTTGAAAACGAGCATGCTAATATAAATGCTTTGATGGGGCTTGGCATGTGTTACTATCAAGCTGAGAAGTTTGATAAGGCTGCCGAGGCGTTTGATAAAATATTGTTAGTTGATCCTGATGATTCCATGGCCCATTTTAATACCGGAATTATTAAGAAATATTATTTGCATAAGCATGAAGAGGCTGAAGAGCATTTTAAGAAGATCATCGAAAATCCTAAATCATCTGAAGATATGAGATCTCATGCCGAAGAAGAGCTAAAGAAAGAGGCTCACGAAGATTAA
- the guaB gene encoding IMP dehydrogenase, with product MEKVVGQSLTFDDVLLLPAYSEVLPDKVNVSAKLTEEITLGIPLISAAMDTVTESQMAISMARHGGVGVVHKNMSVRDQVREVERVKKSESGMVTDPITVHPEDTVGKALDLMAEFKISGFPVVKGEHLAGIITNRDVRFVKDRNTLVSEVMTSRNLITVPHGIAFEEAKRLLHQNRIEKLLVVDDENKLTGLITIKDIDKVKQYPNAAKDSRGRLRVGAAIGVGRDFMERSSALVDAGVDFLALDSAHGHSKNILDSIKELRSCFPDAQIIGGNIATYTGAMALADAGVNAVKVGIGPGSICTTRVVAGVGVPQISAIMEAVRACHDRGICVIADGGIKFSGDVVKALVAGANTVMMGSMFAGTDESPGEKVLYQGRSYKLYRGMGSIDAMKQGSSDRYFQKDTNKLVPEGIVGRVPYKGPVSESIYQMIGGLRSGMGYVGCGSVQELQEKAQFTQMTSAGFKESHVHDVIITKEAPNYRVDAY from the coding sequence ATGGAAAAGGTAGTTGGTCAGTCTTTGACTTTTGACGATGTTCTGCTTTTGCCTGCCTATTCGGAAGTGCTTCCCGATAAGGTGAACGTGTCCGCTAAACTGACAGAAGAGATTACTCTTGGAATACCTCTTATCAGTGCCGCAATGGATACCGTTACTGAATCTCAAATGGCTATTTCCATGGCTCGCCATGGTGGTGTCGGCGTTGTGCATAAGAATATGAGTGTCAGGGACCAGGTTCGCGAAGTTGAGAGAGTAAAAAAATCAGAAAGCGGCATGGTCACAGACCCTATCACTGTTCACCCTGAAGATACTGTCGGCAAGGCTCTTGATTTGATGGCTGAATTTAAAATTTCAGGCTTTCCGGTAGTAAAAGGTGAACACCTTGCAGGAATTATCACCAATCGTGATGTTCGCTTTGTAAAGGACAGAAACACTCTCGTTTCTGAAGTAATGACCAGTCGTAACCTTATTACTGTTCCACACGGAATAGCTTTCGAAGAAGCTAAAAGACTTCTCCATCAGAACCGTATTGAAAAACTTTTAGTTGTTGATGACGAGAATAAACTTACCGGTCTTATCACCATTAAAGATATCGACAAAGTCAAACAATATCCGAATGCTGCAAAAGATTCACGTGGCAGACTTCGCGTAGGAGCTGCAATCGGAGTCGGTCGCGACTTTATGGAACGCAGTTCGGCACTTGTTGATGCCGGTGTTGATTTTCTTGCTCTTGATTCAGCGCATGGTCATTCTAAAAATATTCTGGACAGCATAAAAGAACTTCGTTCCTGCTTCCCGGATGCGCAGATTATTGGTGGTAATATTGCTACTTATACAGGTGCAATGGCACTTGCTGATGCTGGCGTAAATGCTGTTAAGGTTGGAATCGGACCCGGTTCTATTTGTACAACACGTGTTGTTGCAGGTGTCGGTGTACCGCAGATCTCTGCAATCATGGAAGCTGTCAGAGCTTGCCACGATCGTGGTATATGTGTCATCGCAGACGGAGGCATTAAGTTCTCCGGTGATGTTGTAAAGGCTCTTGTTGCCGGTGCAAATACCGTTATGATGGGATCAATGTTTGCCGGAACTGATGAAAGCCCCGGTGAAAAGGTTCTTTATCAAGGACGTAGCTATAAACTATATCGCGGAATGGGATCAATCGATGCTATGAAGCAGGGTAGTTCTGACCGCTATTTCCAGAAAGATACAAATAAACTTGTTCCTGAAGGTATTGTCGGACGCGTTCCTTATAAAGGGCCTGTTTCTGAAAGTATCTACCAGATGATCGGTGGTTTGCGTTCCGGTATGGGATATGTCGGTTGCGGCTCCGTTCAGGAATTACAGGAGAAGGCTCAGTTTACTCAGATGACTTCTGCCGGATTCAAAGAGAGCCACGTTCACGATGTAATTATCACCAAAGAAGCACCTAATTATAGGGTTGATGCTTACTAA
- a CDS encoding ABC transporter ATP-binding protein — protein MSNEKRTVLEVRGVCKDFGGLRALDDVDLDVREGEIVALIGPNGAGKTTFFNCITGIYNPTLGDVKIDPSGKGFKRINGMKPNHVTEMGMARTFQNIRLFPSMSVIENVMIGCHCRTKASFIGAVFRGPGTKREERETIIKSYELLKELGLDEFSDELACNLPYGAQRRLEIARALATDPFLLLLDEPAAGMNPQETLELEDLIVSIKEKHNISVLLIEHDMKMVMSLSDRLFVLEYGREIAHGTPQEVSQNPAVIKAYLGEDLDA, from the coding sequence ATGAGTAATGAAAAAAGAACAGTGCTTGAGGTTAGGGGAGTCTGCAAAGATTTCGGAGGCCTAAGAGCCCTTGATGATGTCGATCTTGATGTGCGCGAAGGTGAGATTGTTGCTCTTATCGGTCCTAACGGAGCTGGAAAGACTACCTTTTTCAACTGTATTACCGGAATTTATAATCCTACTTTAGGCGATGTGAAGATTGATCCCAGCGGTAAAGGATTCAAGAGAATCAACGGGATGAAACCCAATCATGTCACAGAAATGGGGATGGCTAGAACTTTTCAGAATATCCGTCTTTTTCCATCAATGAGCGTTATCGAAAATGTAATGATAGGGTGCCATTGCCGTACAAAAGCAAGCTTTATCGGAGCTGTTTTTCGCGGTCCGGGTACTAAAAGGGAAGAACGTGAAACCATCATCAAGAGTTACGAACTGCTCAAAGAATTAGGTCTTGATGAATTTTCAGACGAACTTGCTTGCAACCTGCCATACGGTGCTCAGCGCCGTCTCGAAATCGCAAGAGCTTTGGCAACCGATCCTTTCTTATTGCTTCTCGATGAGCCTGCTGCCGGTATGAATCCGCAGGAGACTCTTGAGCTTGAAGATCTGATTGTTTCAATTAAAGAGAAACATAACATATCCGTTCTCCTGATTGAGCATGATATGAAAATGGTTATGAGTCTTTCAGACCGTTTATTCGTTTTAGAGTACGGCCGGGAAATTGCTCACGGAACTCCTCAGGAGGTCAGCCAGAATCCCGCTGTAATCAAGGCTTATCTCGGAGAAGATTTAGATGCTTAA
- the tatB gene encoding Sec-independent protein translocase protein TatB gives MFGIGTTELIVILVVALIIIGPQKLPELIKNLGRGLSEVKKMSNDVKNTLDAEVSAADNERQAKEDRAKEEARRKAEVEAMDKARQAEAEKAEDKSAPVAEAATGSDSEGGKA, from the coding sequence ATGTTCGGAATCGGTACAACGGAACTTATTGTCATTTTGGTTGTAGCTCTGATTATAATCGGACCTCAAAAACTTCCCGAACTCATTAAAAACCTTGGCAGAGGTCTTTCTGAAGTTAAAAAGATGTCTAATGACGTTAAAAATACTTTAGACGCAGAGGTTTCCGCTGCGGATAATGAAAGACAAGCTAAAGAAGATCGCGCGAAAGAAGAAGCCCGCAGAAAGGCCGAAGTTGAAGCTATGGATAAGGCCCGTCAGGCTGAAGCCGAGAAAGCTGAAGACAAATCTGCTCCTGTGGCAGAAGCTGCTACCGGTTCTGATTCTGAAGGTGGAAAGGCATGA
- the ccsA gene encoding cytochrome c biogenesis protein CcsA, with product MSLAVAALISGIALCTGQYFIWMYAPVETTMGLVQKIFYIHMPMAVWAMISFFVVFIFSALYLIKRDIKFDYIAGAAAEIGVVFSGLALITGSLWGRAAWNVWWTWDPRLTTTLIMWFVYAAYLVLRTSPMSAERRSLVCAVLGIVAFVDVPLVFYSARLWRSVHPAVLGAKGGGMEPEMLTTLIVNVSAFGLLWLVLLAVRFRQTRLAGKLDARLVWDNE from the coding sequence ATGAGTCTTGCAGTTGCGGCGCTGATTTCCGGCATTGCCCTGTGTACCGGGCAGTATTTTATCTGGATGTATGCTCCCGTTGAGACAACTATGGGATTGGTGCAGAAAATATTCTACATCCATATGCCTATGGCGGTATGGGCCATGATCAGTTTTTTCGTAGTATTTATTTTCAGTGCGTTGTACTTGATTAAAAGAGATATTAAATTTGATTATATTGCAGGGGCTGCCGCTGAAATCGGTGTTGTTTTCAGTGGACTTGCTCTTATAACCGGTTCCCTCTGGGGACGGGCGGCATGGAATGTCTGGTGGACATGGGATCCGAGACTGACCACGACTCTTATTATGTGGTTTGTTTATGCTGCTTATCTGGTGCTCAGAACTTCGCCTATGTCTGCCGAACGCAGATCTTTAGTGTGTGCTGTCCTTGGAATTGTCGCTTTTGTTGATGTCCCTCTCGTTTTTTATTCAGCGCGACTCTGGAGAAGTGTACATCCTGCGGTGCTCGGGGCCAAAGGAGGCGGAATGGAACCTGAAATGTTAACTACCTTGATCGTCAATGTTTCAGCTTTTGGACTTTTGTGGCTGGTTTTGCTGGCTGTCCGTTTTCGTCAGACCCGTCTTGCCGGAAAGCTTGATGCCCGGTTGGTCTGGGATAATGAATAA
- the guaA gene encoding glutamine-hydrolyzing GMP synthase, with amino-acid sequence MKHENKVIILDFGSQFTQLIARRIREVGVYSEIHPCNVDPEKIKALNPGALILSGGPSSVLDVDSPQLDPAYLEMNVPILGICYGMQLLTHSMGGKVVSSEDREYGRADFCGTGGCELWQGIESLEKLTVWMSHGDRVESIPEGFKICGTTESIPFAAMADEERKIYALQFHPEVAHTESGNTIISNFVFKIAGLKADWSMASFVENSIKEMREKIGDAQVVLGLSGGIDSTVVAVLLHKAIGKRLHCIFVDNGLLRMHEREEVIGFLEEHFELNVKCVDSARLFLDKLVGVEDPEKKRKLIGYTFIDVFNEEAQALKNVKFLAQGTLYPDVIESESFKGPSAVIKSHHNVGGLPEDMDLDLVEPLRELFKDEVRKVAAELGLPEHIIWRQPFPGPGLAIRILGEITDERLEILRQADRIVQHELHATGWYRKIWQGFAVLLPLKTVGVMGDDRTYEHVIALRLVDSLDAMTADWSRLPNDILARMSNRIINEVKGVNRVVLDISSKPPATIEWE; translated from the coding sequence ATGAAGCACGAAAATAAAGTAATTATTCTGGACTTCGGGTCCCAGTTTACGCAGCTCATCGCTCGCAGAATACGCGAGGTGGGTGTATATTCCGAAATTCATCCTTGTAATGTTGATCCCGAAAAGATTAAAGCTCTGAATCCCGGAGCATTGATTCTTTCCGGTGGCCCTTCATCCGTACTTGATGTGGATTCTCCTCAGCTTGATCCGGCTTACCTTGAAATGAACGTACCTATTCTCGGTATCTGTTACGGTATGCAGCTTTTGACCCATAGCATGGGCGGAAAAGTTGTATCCTCTGAAGATAGAGAATATGGCCGCGCTGACTTTTGCGGAACCGGCGGATGTGAGTTGTGGCAGGGTATTGAAAGCCTTGAGAAACTGACTGTCTGGATGAGCCACGGTGACCGTGTTGAATCCATTCCTGAAGGTTTTAAAATCTGCGGAACAACTGAAAGCATTCCTTTTGCAGCAATGGCTGACGAGGAACGTAAAATTTATGCATTGCAGTTCCATCCTGAAGTTGCTCATACCGAAAGTGGAAATACCATTATTTCCAACTTTGTATTCAAAATTGCAGGACTTAAGGCCGACTGGTCTATGGCTTCTTTTGTTGAAAACAGTATTAAAGAAATGCGTGAAAAGATCGGAGACGCTCAGGTTGTTCTCGGTCTTTCAGGCGGTATAGATTCAACAGTTGTTGCAGTTCTGCTTCATAAAGCAATCGGTAAAAGGTTGCATTGTATCTTCGTTGATAACGGTTTACTTCGTATGCACGAACGTGAAGAAGTTATCGGTTTTCTGGAAGAACATTTCGAGTTGAACGTTAAATGCGTTGATTCCGCAAGGTTGTTCCTTGATAAGCTTGTAGGTGTTGAAGATCCTGAAAAGAAACGCAAACTTATCGGTTATACTTTTATTGATGTTTTCAATGAAGAAGCGCAGGCTCTTAAAAATGTAAAATTCCTTGCTCAGGGAACTCTGTATCCTGATGTTATTGAATCTGAATCATTTAAAGGCCCTTCAGCTGTAATCAAGTCTCATCACAATGTAGGCGGACTTCCTGAAGATATGGATCTTGATCTTGTTGAGCCACTTCGTGAGCTTTTCAAAGATGAAGTTCGTAAAGTTGCTGCTGAGCTTGGACTTCCTGAACATATCATCTGGCGTCAGCCTTTCCCCGGACCGGGGCTTGCAATCCGTATACTTGGTGAAATCACCGATGAAAGGCTTGAAATTCTGCGTCAGGCAGATCGGATCGTTCAGCATGAGCTTCATGCTACCGGCTGGTATCGTAAGATCTGGCAGGGATTTGCTGTTCTGCTTCCGCTCAAGACCGTTGGTGTTATGGGTGATGACCGTACTTATGAGCACGTAATTGCTCTGAGACTTGTTGACAGTCTTGATGCAATGACCGCAGACTGGAGCCGTCTCCCTAATGATATTCTTGCCCGTATGTCCAACCGGATTATTAACGAGGTTAAGGGTGTTAACAGAGTTGTTCTTGATATCTCTTCCAAGCCACCGGCTACAATTGAGTGGGAGTAA
- a CDS encoding branched-chain amino acid ABC transporter substrate-binding protein: protein MKRSLLALSCVLMLTVGLVVFGGEKKAEASAKTILLGVAGAHSGDLASYGLPSLEAAKLVVKAVNDAGGINGAQVVISSQDDQCKPEFATNAAFKLVSDEVTVVLGHICSGATKAALPIYKESNLVCMSPSATNPPLTQSGDYPNFFRTIASDDAQAALATDFAIDTLGLKKIAVIHDKGDYGKGFADFAKLYIEKSGKAEVVLFEGVTPGAVDYSAVVQKIKASGADSVIFGGYHPEASKIVSQIRKKKITIPFISDDGVKAQKFINVAGEASEGVYATGPRDITGNPMYKVALDQYKATHDGEPGAFFFEAYSATQALLKALERADSTDYEKIVYALRNQEVDTPVGKIKFDSKGDAIGVGFSMYQVKDGAYQEVK from the coding sequence ATGAAACGTTCATTGCTGGCTCTGTCGTGTGTTCTGATGTTGACCGTCGGTCTCGTCGTATTCGGCGGAGAAAAAAAAGCAGAAGCTTCTGCTAAAACTATCCTTCTCGGAGTTGCCGGGGCTCACAGTGGTGACCTTGCTTCTTACGGTCTACCTTCACTTGAAGCTGCAAAGCTTGTTGTTAAGGCTGTTAATGATGCGGGCGGTATAAACGGGGCACAGGTTGTTATTTCCAGTCAGGATGATCAGTGTAAGCCTGAATTCGCTACCAACGCTGCATTTAAACTTGTTTCCGATGAAGTAACAGTTGTTCTTGGTCACATCTGTTCAGGAGCTACCAAGGCTGCTCTTCCTATCTATAAAGAGTCAAACCTTGTTTGTATGTCTCCTTCCGCAACCAATCCACCTCTGACTCAGAGCGGAGACTATCCTAACTTTTTCAGAACAATTGCTTCTGATGATGCTCAGGCAGCTCTAGCTACAGATTTCGCGATTGATACACTCGGACTTAAGAAAATTGCTGTAATCCATGACAAGGGTGACTACGGTAAAGGTTTTGCGGACTTCGCAAAGCTTTATATCGAGAAGTCCGGTAAAGCAGAAGTTGTTCTTTTTGAGGGTGTAACTCCCGGAGCTGTTGATTATTCCGCAGTAGTCCAGAAAATTAAAGCTTCCGGCGCAGACAGTGTTATCTTTGGGGGATATCACCCTGAAGCTTCTAAAATCGTATCTCAGATCCGCAAAAAGAAAATCACCATTCCTTTTATTTCTGATGACGGAGTTAAGGCTCAGAAGTTCATCAACGTTGCCGGAGAAGCTTCCGAAGGCGTATATGCAACAGGTCCTCGTGATATCACTGGAAACCCAATGTATAAGGTTGCTCTTGATCAATACAAAGCAACTCATGACGGCGAACCCGGTGCATTCTTCTTTGAAGCATATTCTGCAACACAGGCTTTGCTTAAAGCTCTCGAAAGAGCCGATTCTACAGACTATGAAAAGATCGTATACGCACTCCGCAACCAAGAAGTTGATACTCCTGTAGGAAAGATCAAGTTCGATTCAAAGGGTGATGCTATCGGTGTAGGCTTCTCAATGTATCAGGTCAAAGACGGTGCATATCAGGAAGTTAAATAG
- a CDS encoding branched-chain amino acid ABC transporter permease yields the protein MDYFLELFFSGLTRGSIYALIALGYTMVYGIIELINFAHGEVYMIGAFVGLTVAGVLTSFGFPATSIMVMASMAAVVYAAAYGYTLEKIAYRPLRSAPRLSPLISAIGMSIFLQNYVMLSQTSDFLSFPKLTPEFDFLEKYSSTIGSSDFLIITVAAFVMIVLSLFIKFTRMGKAMRATAQNRKMAMLVGVNVDQVISATFVIGSSLAAVGGVLIASHIGQINFFIGFIAGIKAFTAAVLGGIGSIPGAVLGGLILGWTESFCTGYVSSDYEDVFAFALLVIILIFRPSGLLGKAPVQKV from the coding sequence ATGGATTATTTTCTGGAATTATTTTTCAGCGGCCTGACTCGGGGAAGTATCTATGCGCTTATCGCTCTTGGTTATACCATGGTTTATGGTATTATCGAGTTGATTAACTTTGCTCATGGTGAAGTTTATATGATTGGTGCTTTTGTCGGACTGACAGTTGCCGGAGTGCTTACCAGCTTTGGATTTCCCGCTACATCAATTATGGTTATGGCATCTATGGCTGCCGTCGTTTATGCTGCTGCTTACGGTTATACACTCGAAAAGATTGCCTATCGTCCTCTAAGGAGTGCGCCGAGGCTTTCTCCTCTTATTTCCGCAATCGGTATGTCTATTTTTCTTCAGAACTATGTGATGCTTTCACAGACTTCTGATTTTCTTTCATTTCCCAAACTTACACCTGAGTTCGATTTCCTTGAGAAGTATTCTTCTACGATCGGTTCATCTGACTTTCTAATAATTACGGTTGCTGCTTTCGTAATGATTGTTCTCAGCCTTTTTATCAAGTTCACCAGAATGGGCAAAGCCATGCGCGCCACGGCTCAAAACCGTAAAATGGCTATGCTTGTCGGAGTCAATGTTGATCAGGTTATATCTGCTACTTTTGTTATCGGTTCATCTTTGGCTGCAGTCGGGGGAGTTCTAATTGCTTCGCATATCGGGCAGATCAACTTTTTTATCGGTTTCATCGCAGGGATTAAAGCCTTCACCGCCGCAGTTCTTGGCGGTATCGGTTCCATTCCGGGAGCAGTTCTTGGCGGACTGATTCTTGGTTGGACTGAAAGTTTCTGCACCGGATATGTCTCCAGTGATTATGAAGATGTATTCGCTTTCGCGTTGCTGGTAATTATTCTGATTTTTCGACCTTCTGGTTTACTTGGCAAAGCTCCAGTTCAGAAGGTTTAA